In a genomic window of Streptomyces roseoviridis:
- a CDS encoding triacylglycerol lipase gives MKKYVLSAAASALTAFAFVSAPAPVQAAGTAAYGPSSHPVLFVHGYNSSGSYWNTMAGNFRADGWPSSHLHQWSYDWRQSNATTARQLAAEVDRLLAATGASEVDVITHSMGGLSSRHYAKNLGGSGKIDAWVSLAGPNHGTDWANGCDDVSCHEMRIGSAFLTALNSGDETPGAPRYGTWWSPCDTVINPDSSVALSGATNTRTACLGHVAIGSDTTTYTQVRDFADA, from the coding sequence TTGAAGAAGTACGTGCTCTCCGCCGCCGCGAGCGCTCTGACGGCGTTCGCGTTCGTGTCCGCCCCCGCCCCGGTCCAAGCCGCCGGCACAGCGGCCTACGGCCCGTCCAGCCATCCCGTCCTGTTCGTGCACGGCTACAACTCGTCCGGCTCCTACTGGAACACCATGGCCGGCAACTTCCGGGCCGACGGCTGGCCGTCCTCCCACCTGCACCAGTGGTCGTACGACTGGCGTCAGTCCAACGCCACCACCGCCCGGCAACTGGCCGCCGAGGTGGACCGTCTGCTCGCGGCCACGGGCGCGTCCGAGGTCGACGTCATCACCCACTCCATGGGCGGACTTTCGAGCCGCCACTACGCCAAGAACCTGGGCGGCAGCGGCAAGATCGACGCCTGGGTGTCGCTGGCCGGTCCGAACCACGGCACCGACTGGGCCAACGGGTGCGACGACGTCTCCTGCCACGAGATGCGCATCGGTTCCGCCTTCCTCACCGCCCTGAACTCCGGCGACGAAACCCCCGGGGCCCCGCGCTACGGCACCTGGTGGTCCCCCTGCGACACCGTCATCAATCCCGACTCCAGCGTCGCCCTGAGCGGCGCCACGAACACCCGCACGGCCTGCCTGGGGCACGTGGCGATCGGCTCGGACACCACCACGTACACCCAGGTCCGCGACTTCGCGGACGCCTGA
- a CDS encoding esterase/lipase family protein, giving the protein MIRTLSRSPLLLLLALLPSLLPAAASAADGRHRAPRPDPVVFVHGWNSDGSTWRTMADRFHADGWPAGHLDRWTYDATQSNVTTAARLAEEIDRVLDRTGASRVDVVTHSMGGLSSRHYLKNLGGAAKVDAWVSLAGPNHGTDTARWCGGAPCVEMRPGSAFLNALNSGDETPGTARYATWRSPCDMIISPSQSVALSGAVNTTTACLGHSDLQGDQTVYEQVKKHIV; this is encoded by the coding sequence GTGATCAGAACTCTGTCGCGGAGCCCGCTCCTCCTTCTCCTCGCGCTCCTGCCCTCTCTCCTTCCCGCCGCCGCGTCGGCGGCCGACGGCCGGCACCGGGCCCCGCGGCCCGACCCCGTCGTCTTCGTCCACGGCTGGAACTCCGACGGCTCCACCTGGCGGACCATGGCCGACCGCTTCCACGCCGACGGGTGGCCGGCCGGCCACCTCGACCGGTGGACGTACGACGCCACCCAGTCCAACGTCACCACCGCCGCCCGGCTCGCCGAGGAGATCGATCGGGTCCTGGACCGCACGGGGGCATCCAGGGTCGACGTCGTCACCCACTCCATGGGAGGGCTGTCCTCCCGCCACTACCTCAAGAACCTCGGCGGCGCCGCCAAGGTCGACGCGTGGGTGTCCCTGGCGGGACCCAACCACGGTACGGACACCGCGCGTTGGTGCGGGGGCGCCCCGTGCGTCGAGATGCGGCCCGGATCCGCATTCCTGAACGCCCTCAACAGCGGAGACGAGACGCCCGGCACCGCCCGCTACGCCACCTGGCGCTCTCCGTGCGACATGATCATCAGCCCTTCGCAGAGCGTGGCCCTCTCCGGCGCCGTCAACACCACCACGGCCTGCCTCGGCCACAGCGACCTGCAGGGCGACCAGACGGTCTACGAGCAGGTCAAGAAGCACATCGTCTGA
- a CDS encoding winged helix-turn-helix transcriptional regulator, giving the protein MRSVPERDAACAIAQAAAVVGDWWSLLLIRETARGHHRFDALQEELGISRKVLTERLAHLVETGVLEKVPYQDRPLRHEYRLTESGRGLLPVLLSMQDWADRWVFGDGSLSGTADEESAEARRVAGLTGERLPLLELPGHQDGAPVDPVAGGVATVLFCYPATGTPGPLPDGWSSIPGALGCTLENRLFRDAYKDFRAAGAEVHGVSTQRPDEQRVFAVEEGLPFTLLSDVDLRLAAALRLPAFRAGQMLRLKRAVLVVDRDRVVRHARFPVTDIPAAVGEALTEVRRLAAES; this is encoded by the coding sequence ATGAGGTCGGTGCCCGAGCGGGACGCCGCCTGCGCGATCGCGCAGGCGGCGGCGGTGGTCGGTGACTGGTGGAGCCTGCTCCTGATCCGGGAGACCGCGCGCGGGCACCACCGGTTCGACGCGCTCCAGGAGGAGCTGGGCATCTCCCGGAAGGTGCTCACCGAGCGCCTGGCGCACCTCGTGGAGACGGGGGTCCTGGAGAAGGTCCCGTACCAGGACAGGCCGCTGCGGCACGAGTACCGGCTGACGGAGAGCGGCCGGGGGCTGCTGCCGGTGCTGCTGTCGATGCAGGACTGGGCCGACCGCTGGGTCTTCGGCGACGGTTCGCTCAGCGGCACCGCCGACGAGGAGAGCGCGGAGGCGCGGCGCGTCGCGGGCCTGACGGGCGAGCGACTGCCGCTCCTGGAACTGCCGGGCCACCAAGACGGCGCACCGGTGGACCCGGTGGCCGGGGGCGTCGCCACCGTCCTGTTCTGCTACCCGGCGACCGGGACCCCCGGCCCCCTGCCGGACGGCTGGTCGAGCATCCCCGGCGCCCTCGGCTGCACGCTGGAGAACCGGCTCTTCCGGGACGCCTACAAGGACTTCCGCGCGGCGGGTGCGGAGGTGCACGGCGTCAGCACACAACGCCCGGACGAACAGCGGGTGTTCGCGGTCGAAGAGGGCCTGCCCTTCACTCTCCTCTCGGACGTCGACCTGCGCCTCGCCGCCGCCCTGCGGCTGCCCGCCTTCCGCGCCGGGCAGATGCTGCGGCTGAAGCGGGCCGTGCTGGTGGTGGACCGCGACCGCGTGGTGCGGCACGCGCGCTTCCCGGTGACGGACATCCCGGCAGCGGTGGGCGAGGCGCTGACGGAGGTACGGCGCCTGGCGGCCGAGTCCTGA
- a CDS encoding APC family permease, which yields MSTGRTAPPTAVTEPSLKRALTTPLLYFFILGDVLGAGVYVLVGQIAADSGGAVWVPLVVALLLALLTAASYAELATKYPRAGGASHYATRAFGPAVGFVAGFCMLAAGIVSVAALARGFGGAYLSAFVTLPVGLVAVVFLVALALVNARGIKESTRANVVATVIEVGGLAVIVGLGIWLLARGEGDTSRLTQLGTPEKGAAAAVLSGSVLAYYSFVGFETSVNVAEETQNPRRSYPRALFGALATAGAVYVLVGIAASVAVPTDTLAGSSGPLLEVVKAAGGVPTWLFSAVALVAVANGALLTGIMSSRLAYGMAREGLLPSALTKVLPGRRTPWAAIAATTGLAMLLALTGSVDQLASTLVLLLLVVFFIVNAAVLVLRGDSGDTDHFRAPAALPVLGLVSCVVLATQIEALVWVRGLLVIAVGAVLAAAAVRSRRKRGDASVV from the coding sequence GTCTACGTCCTGGTCGGCCAGATCGCCGCCGACTCCGGCGGCGCCGTGTGGGTGCCCCTCGTCGTCGCCCTCCTGCTGGCCCTGCTGACCGCCGCCTCCTACGCCGAGCTGGCGACCAAGTACCCGAGGGCCGGTGGAGCCTCCCACTACGCCACACGGGCGTTCGGCCCGGCCGTCGGCTTCGTCGCCGGGTTCTGCATGCTCGCCGCGGGAATCGTCTCCGTCGCGGCACTCGCCCGGGGCTTCGGCGGCGCCTACCTCTCGGCGTTCGTCACCCTGCCCGTCGGGCTGGTCGCCGTGGTCTTCCTCGTCGCGCTCGCGCTGGTCAACGCCAGGGGCATCAAGGAATCGACCCGTGCGAACGTCGTCGCCACCGTCATCGAGGTCGGCGGCCTCGCCGTCATCGTGGGCCTCGGCATCTGGCTGCTGGCGCGCGGCGAGGGCGACACGAGCCGGCTCACCCAGCTCGGCACCCCGGAGAAGGGCGCCGCCGCGGCGGTGCTGAGCGGTTCCGTGCTGGCGTACTACTCCTTCGTCGGCTTCGAGACCTCGGTGAACGTCGCCGAGGAGACCCAGAACCCACGCCGCTCCTACCCGCGAGCGCTGTTCGGCGCGCTCGCGACGGCTGGTGCCGTGTACGTCCTCGTCGGGATCGCCGCCTCCGTCGCCGTGCCGACCGACACGCTCGCGGGGTCGAGCGGCCCGCTGCTCGAAGTCGTCAAGGCGGCCGGCGGAGTGCCGACGTGGCTCTTCAGCGCCGTCGCCCTCGTCGCCGTCGCCAACGGCGCGCTGCTCACCGGCATCATGTCGTCCCGCCTCGCCTACGGCATGGCACGCGAAGGGCTGCTGCCGTCCGCACTGACCAAGGTGCTGCCCGGCCGCCGCACGCCGTGGGCGGCGATCGCGGCCACCACCGGGCTGGCGATGCTCCTCGCGCTGACCGGAAGCGTCGACCAGCTGGCCTCCACGCTCGTCCTGTTGCTCCTCGTGGTGTTCTTCATCGTCAACGCCGCGGTCCTCGTCCTGCGCGGCGACTCCGGCGACACCGACCACTTCCGGGCTCCGGCCGCGCTCCCCGTCCTCGGCCTGGTCTCCTGCGTCGTGCTCGCGACGCAGATCGAGGCACTGGTGTGGGTGCGCGGCCTCCTGGTGATCGCGGTCGGCGCGGTCCTCGCGGCGGCCGCCGTGAGGAGCCGGAGGAAGCGCGGCGACGCGAGCGTCGTCTGA
- a CDS encoding GNAT family N-acetyltransferase codes for MITIEKPGPGDREAWEALFRAYIDFYQRVEPPAMYERAWEEFLAESRMHARVARLDGRIVGITHFFVHANTTGPDVCYLQDLFTAPEVRGRGVARALIDAVADWARAQGCVRVYWNTHETNATARRLYDKVAENRGFLRYQIELV; via the coding sequence GTGATCACCATCGAGAAGCCCGGACCGGGCGACCGAGAGGCGTGGGAGGCACTGTTCCGCGCCTACATCGACTTCTACCAGCGGGTCGAGCCGCCCGCGATGTACGAGCGGGCCTGGGAGGAGTTCCTGGCGGAGTCGCGGATGCACGCGCGCGTGGCGCGGCTCGACGGCCGGATCGTGGGCATCACGCACTTCTTCGTGCACGCGAACACCACGGGGCCGGACGTCTGTTACCTCCAGGACCTGTTCACCGCCCCGGAGGTGCGGGGCCGGGGCGTGGCGCGTGCGCTGATCGACGCCGTGGCCGACTGGGCGCGCGCGCAGGGGTGCGTACGGGTGTACTGGAACACCCACGAGACCAACGCGACGGCGCGACGGCTGTACGACAAGGTCGCCGAGAACCGGGGCTTCCTGCGCTATCAGATCGAGCTGGTCTGA
- a CDS encoding GAF domain-containing SpoIIE family protein phosphatase gives MEDFDVDQVVQRALDRLTLLAETTTAMTSTLDSHAAVRRVCRILVPQLADWCAVDLLDENGRPRRVSVVHRDPGRLPVGGLTGLLPDVPEHPVGPLSRVLVGAGPLLLTSDDIPSPDEAADPLHARQLEMFQQLGTDTAVVAPVRARRQVLGALTIGRSADRAPLTTDDLAMVEDLTHRVALGVDNARMHRETQHIAERLQRSLLPTLPRTGPLRLAARYAPAATTAEVGGDWYDSFTLPNGSTTMIMGDVTGHDLRAAITMSQLRNMLRGIGCDRQEPPGHILRRLDLAHHALYPHATATCLYGLLDQDDAGNWTITYSSAGHPPPLLVTHEGDTHYLQGGRGLLLGVDPDLPRHHATETLPPNSTVLMYTDGLTERRGEDLTHGMTRLRQHAAALAREDLDTFCDELLTGMTHDHTDDVALLAARTPLKQEDGAAAARRAAR, from the coding sequence ATGGAAGATTTTGATGTGGACCAGGTGGTGCAGCGGGCCCTCGACCGCCTGACGCTCCTGGCGGAGACCACGACCGCCATGACCAGCACGCTCGACTCCCATGCCGCCGTACGCCGGGTGTGCCGCATCCTGGTCCCCCAGCTGGCCGACTGGTGCGCGGTCGACCTGCTCGACGAGAACGGGCGCCCCCGCCGGGTCAGCGTCGTCCACCGCGATCCCGGCCGACTGCCGGTCGGCGGCCTCACCGGGCTGCTGCCCGACGTGCCGGAACACCCCGTCGGCCCGCTGTCCCGGGTGCTCGTCGGCGCCGGCCCCCTGCTGCTGACCTCGGACGACATCCCCAGCCCCGACGAGGCGGCCGATCCCCTGCACGCCCGACAGCTCGAGATGTTCCAGCAACTGGGCACCGACACCGCCGTGGTCGCCCCCGTACGCGCCCGCCGACAGGTCCTCGGTGCACTGACCATCGGCCGCTCCGCCGATCGTGCCCCGCTCACCACCGACGACCTCGCCATGGTGGAGGACCTGACCCACCGCGTCGCCCTCGGCGTGGACAACGCCCGGATGCACCGCGAGACGCAGCACATTGCCGAACGCCTCCAGCGCTCGCTCCTGCCCACCCTTCCCCGCACCGGACCGCTCCGGCTCGCCGCCCGCTACGCACCCGCCGCCACCACCGCCGAAGTCGGCGGCGACTGGTACGACAGCTTCACCCTGCCCAACGGCAGCACCACCATGATCATGGGCGATGTGACCGGCCACGACCTCCGCGCCGCCATCACCATGAGCCAGCTGCGCAACATGCTCCGCGGCATCGGATGCGACCGGCAAGAACCCCCGGGCCACATCCTGCGCCGCCTCGACCTCGCGCACCACGCGCTCTATCCCCACGCCACCGCCACGTGCCTCTACGGTCTGCTCGACCAGGACGACGCGGGGAACTGGACGATTACGTACTCCAGCGCCGGGCATCCGCCGCCGCTGCTGGTCACCCATGAAGGGGACACGCACTACCTGCAGGGCGGCCGCGGGCTCCTCCTCGGCGTCGACCCGGACCTGCCACGCCACCACGCCACCGAGACCCTGCCCCCGAACTCCACCGTGCTCATGTACACCGACGGGCTCACCGAACGCCGCGGCGAGGACCTCACCCACGGCATGACCCGCTTGCGCCAGCACGCGGCCGCCCTCGCGCGGGAAGACCTCGACACCTTCTGCGACGAACTGCTCACCGGCATGACCCACGACCACACCGACGACGTGGCCCTCCTCGCGGCACGAACTCCCCTGAAGCAGGAGGACGGTGCTGCGGCCGCACGGCGTGCTGCCCGCTGA
- a CDS encoding phospholipase D-like domain-containing protein: MIKNRLLAALLTVGLLVAGAPAATAQAETYVKTGVVFNKPNGTTAEQGVILSHLGRLVNGAPSGSTIRISLYAFGSSWLAEQLVKAHQRNVNVQVLVDDTSVTAEWMGTAGKTVRDKLQASFAAQSAPGQTSWFRVCAAGRPCLAAGTGGVNHNKFFLFSHSTGSGSPTTGAVVENIVVQSSGNLTTWDRESGWNDAMTVTDNAALHAGYVRYFDLMAASQAQPDGSRTVSDLAIDVEAGPAKGYFFPRSSTDVVENILSMVETRVPNTDGTTAPVCHGNTPGHGTADGRTVIRIANGHISRPAVAQKLWQLADAGCYVDVVHGKLSDYAAAGTHRETAYWLTRSTAKGKISLHRLDNDDAKNPAAPEVSGTTTHTKYLLIEGSYKGVKDQKLVFTGSHTYTGLALTANDEALLKYVGPEVHDAYVTNFRDQRAAALAESQYGGVF, from the coding sequence GTGATCAAGAACAGACTCCTCGCGGCCCTCCTCACCGTCGGCCTTCTCGTGGCCGGTGCCCCGGCCGCCACCGCCCAGGCCGAGACGTACGTGAAGACCGGCGTCGTCTTCAACAAGCCGAACGGCACGACCGCCGAGCAGGGCGTGATCCTCAGCCACCTCGGACGCCTCGTCAACGGCGCCCCCAGCGGGTCGACCATCCGCATATCCCTGTACGCCTTCGGGTCGTCCTGGCTCGCCGAGCAGCTCGTCAAGGCCCACCAGCGGAACGTGAACGTACAGGTCCTCGTCGACGACACCAGCGTCACCGCGGAGTGGATGGGAACGGCCGGGAAGACGGTCCGGGACAAGCTCCAGGCATCCTTCGCGGCGCAGTCCGCGCCCGGTCAGACCTCGTGGTTCCGGGTCTGCGCGGCGGGCCGGCCGTGCCTGGCGGCGGGGACGGGCGGCGTGAACCACAACAAGTTCTTCCTGTTCTCCCACTCCACCGGCAGCGGCTCGCCGACCACGGGCGCGGTGGTCGAGAACATCGTGGTGCAGTCCTCCGGCAACCTCACCACGTGGGACCGCGAGTCCGGCTGGAACGACGCCATGACCGTCACCGACAACGCCGCCCTGCACGCCGGCTACGTCCGCTACTTCGACCTGATGGCCGCTTCGCAGGCTCAGCCGGACGGATCCAGGACGGTGAGCGACCTGGCGATCGACGTCGAGGCCGGTCCGGCCAAGGGCTACTTCTTCCCGCGCTCCTCGACCGACGTCGTCGAGAACATCCTGAGCATGGTCGAGACCCGCGTGCCGAACACCGACGGGACCACCGCTCCGGTCTGCCACGGCAACACCCCGGGGCACGGCACGGCGGACGGCCGCACCGTGATCCGCATCGCCAACGGGCACATCTCGCGGCCCGCCGTGGCGCAGAAGCTGTGGCAGCTCGCCGACGCGGGCTGCTACGTCGACGTCGTCCACGGCAAGCTCTCCGACTACGCGGCCGCCGGCACGCACCGGGAGACGGCGTACTGGCTGACGCGTTCGACGGCGAAGGGGAAGATCTCCCTCCACCGCCTGGACAACGACGACGCGAAGAACCCGGCCGCCCCCGAGGTCTCCGGCACGACCACCCATACCAAGTACCTGCTGATCGAGGGCTCGTACAAGGGGGTCAAGGACCAGAAACTCGTCTTCACGGGCAGCCACACGTACACCGGCCTGGCGCTCACCGCCAACGACGAGGCACTCCTGAAGTACGTCGGCCCCGAGGTGCACGACGCGTACGTGACCAACTTCCGCGACCAGCGCGCCGCCGCTCTCGCGGAGTCCCAGTACGGCGGCGTCTTCTAG
- a CDS encoding NAD(P)H oxidoreductase — MTQHDRPARTALVVVAHHRTDSLTAHTARRASAQLEAAGYRVDLLDLHAEGFDPRMNVADQPDWGDREKRYSDEVHAHMQRILDADAVVAVFPVYWQSVPAILKGWIDRVWNYGFAYGRSKPRLAGKRILWLGLAGATADDPVVAGMQTVLETSLNEGIAFYCGFSSSTVGLLTDAEERPQRVDAAGNLLVGDAIAGAEREAQYAAFDRRTREFVEAFVAEELVAV; from the coding sequence GTGACGCAGCACGACCGCCCTGCCAGGACAGCCCTCGTCGTCGTCGCACACCACCGCACCGATTCCCTCACCGCGCACACGGCGCGCCGTGCCTCGGCCCAGCTCGAGGCCGCCGGCTACCGCGTGGACCTGCTCGACCTGCACGCCGAGGGGTTCGACCCCCGGATGAACGTGGCGGACCAGCCGGACTGGGGCGACCGGGAGAAGAGGTATTCGGACGAGGTGCACGCCCACATGCAGCGCATCCTCGACGCCGATGCCGTCGTCGCGGTCTTCCCGGTGTACTGGCAGAGCGTGCCGGCCATCCTCAAGGGCTGGATCGACCGCGTGTGGAACTACGGCTTCGCCTACGGCCGCAGCAAGCCCCGCCTCGCCGGCAAGCGCATCCTGTGGCTGGGCCTGGCCGGCGCCACCGCCGACGATCCGGTCGTGGCGGGCATGCAGACCGTTCTGGAAACCAGCCTGAACGAGGGCATCGCCTTCTACTGCGGCTTCTCCAGCTCCACCGTCGGCCTGCTCACCGACGCGGAGGAGCGCCCTCAGCGCGTGGACGCCGCAGGCAATCTCCTGGTCGGCGACGCGATCGCGGGCGCGGAGCGAGAGGCGCAGTACGCGGCTTTCGACCGCCGTACACGGGAGTTCGTGGAGGCGTTCGTCGCCGAGGAGCTCGTGGCGGTCTGA
- a CDS encoding glutamate--cysteine ligase has translation MGVEEEYLLVDPVSRAVAPEAEKVLAEAVGELGDQITPEITRYQIEARSAPHTSLAELGEQVRSTRTALARVAARQGLRIVSSGTPVFGQAAPTPLSPGARYARSAERFGALDDEQSACACHVHIGVPGLSEALRVSNHLRPWIPALIALTANSPYWAGQDTGHASWRTTTWGRWPVAGPPPYFESAGHFEDLVGGFLATGVLMDRGGLYWDIRPSHHLPTLEFRMADATTTADETVLLAGLVRAMVATALRAVEAGEPAPRPASELLRAACWRAARVGLAGEGIDVRTGRLAPGTAMIGRLLAWVGPALLEHGDTELVHALWTRVETAGTGADRQRAAYRHRAELADVVDHLITATAPLPGERR, from the coding sequence ATGGGAGTCGAGGAGGAGTACCTCCTCGTCGACCCGGTCTCTCGCGCCGTCGCCCCCGAGGCGGAGAAAGTGCTGGCCGAGGCAGTCGGCGAGCTCGGCGACCAGATCACCCCGGAGATCACCCGCTACCAGATAGAAGCCCGCTCCGCACCGCACACCAGCCTCGCCGAGCTGGGCGAGCAGGTCCGGTCCACCCGTACCGCGCTCGCCCGCGTCGCCGCGCGCCAGGGGCTGCGGATCGTCTCCAGCGGGACCCCCGTGTTCGGCCAGGCCGCCCCGACGCCCCTGAGCCCGGGCGCCCGTTACGCCCGCAGCGCCGAGCGGTTCGGTGCCCTGGACGACGAACAGAGCGCCTGCGCCTGCCACGTCCACATCGGCGTCCCGGGACTGTCCGAGGCGTTGCGGGTCAGCAACCATCTGCGCCCCTGGATTCCGGCCCTCATCGCCCTCACGGCCAACTCGCCCTATTGGGCGGGGCAGGACACCGGGCACGCCAGCTGGCGTACGACGACGTGGGGAAGATGGCCGGTCGCCGGGCCACCGCCGTACTTCGAATCCGCCGGCCACTTCGAGGACCTCGTCGGCGGCTTCCTCGCCACGGGGGTCCTCATGGACCGGGGCGGCCTCTACTGGGACATCAGGCCCTCGCACCACCTGCCGACGCTCGAGTTCCGGATGGCTGACGCGACCACCACCGCCGACGAGACCGTGCTGCTCGCCGGTCTCGTCAGGGCGATGGTCGCCACGGCCCTGCGCGCCGTCGAGGCCGGTGAGCCGGCACCGCGGCCCGCGTCGGAGCTGTTGCGGGCCGCCTGTTGGCGCGCGGCCCGCGTCGGTCTCGCCGGAGAGGGCATCGACGTGCGCACGGGCCGCCTCGCTCCCGGCACCGCGATGATCGGCCGGCTGCTGGCCTGGGTGGGGCCCGCGCTGCTCGAACACGGTGACACGGAGCTCGTGCACGCCCTGTGGACCCGCGTGGAGACCGCGGGCACCGGAGCGGATCGGCAACGCGCCGCCTACCGGCACCGGGCCGAACTCGCCGACGTGGTCGACCATCTGATCACCGCCACGGCCCCGCTCCCGGGCGAACGCCGCTGA
- a CDS encoding DUF2165 domain-containing protein, whose amino-acid sequence MAQAHRPAGTDSGARTPEAAPATRPTWLSRLGAPPVAATALTATVALYMTLVAFGNITDFGTNQQFVQHVLSMDTTFKDPDLMWRAVESPALQNAAYVTIIVWETLAAAVLLAATWFWIAGLRRHAYARARAASTVGLVMVLLLFGLGFLAIGGEWFAMWQSSDWNGLDAAARNVALAAFTLLVVHLPGMRRPGAEQT is encoded by the coding sequence ATGGCACAAGCCCACCGGCCGGCCGGCACCGACTCCGGCGCCCGTACTCCGGAAGCCGCCCCGGCCACCCGGCCGACCTGGCTCTCGCGGCTCGGCGCGCCGCCCGTCGCGGCGACCGCCCTGACGGCGACCGTCGCGCTCTACATGACCCTGGTCGCCTTCGGGAACATCACCGACTTCGGCACCAACCAGCAGTTCGTCCAGCACGTCCTGAGCATGGACACCACGTTCAAGGACCCCGACCTGATGTGGCGTGCGGTCGAATCCCCCGCCCTCCAGAACGCCGCCTACGTCACCATCATCGTCTGGGAGACGCTGGCCGCGGCGGTCCTCCTCGCCGCCACGTGGTTCTGGATCGCGGGGCTGCGCCGCCACGCGTACGCCCGCGCCCGCGCGGCGAGCACGGTGGGGCTGGTGATGGTGCTGCTGCTCTTCGGGCTGGGTTTCCTCGCGATCGGCGGCGAGTGGTTCGCCATGTGGCAGTCGTCCGACTGGAACGGCCTGGACGCCGCCGCCCGCAACGTCGCGCTGGCCGCCTTCACGCTCCTCGTGGTGCACCTGCCCGGCATGCGCCGACCGGGTGCCGAACAGACCTGA
- a CDS encoding MFS transporter: MSGTRTIPEHDRRDDEKDTSPPGVFWRFWAAATVSGAGTAVTALALPLVALTVLDATAFEVALLAAAGQVSWLLLSLPAGVLAQRVPLRGLQVTLDLVRFAALGSLPLAWWLGALTYPHLLFAALVTGAATVLFDIGNSTFLPAVVPARQLAARNSVMSGTHAVTDTGGPSLGGLLIGATGPVGALAVDAVSYLASAVLLRTLPESRPAPRTGESAFRLMREGWRYVTGHPVMRPCMIWATAANFVNAALVALTPLYLVREAGLDSVGLGLVLAMDGVGALAGAAVAVRVTTRLGTARGVIAADLAGGALLLLAPLTTSAGDAYWFALGNAGFAFGTVIGSITTRTYRQTQSPPELLSRVMATVRFVSWGALPLGALTAGLLATWAGAHTALWAVCAAALLPPLYLFSTGVGRHRDLV, encoded by the coding sequence ATGAGCGGGACACGAACGATCCCGGAGCACGACCGACGCGACGACGAGAAAGACACCTCGCCGCCCGGCGTCTTCTGGCGCTTCTGGGCCGCCGCCACCGTCAGCGGCGCGGGCACCGCCGTCACCGCCCTCGCCCTGCCGCTCGTCGCCCTCACCGTCCTCGACGCCACCGCCTTCGAGGTCGCCCTGCTCGCCGCTGCCGGGCAGGTCTCCTGGCTGCTCCTCAGCCTCCCCGCGGGCGTCCTCGCACAGCGCGTCCCGCTGCGCGGGCTCCAGGTCACGCTCGACCTCGTACGGTTCGCGGCGCTCGGATCCCTGCCTCTCGCCTGGTGGCTCGGTGCCCTCACCTATCCGCACCTGCTGTTCGCGGCGCTCGTCACCGGCGCGGCGACCGTGCTGTTCGACATCGGCAACTCCACCTTCCTGCCCGCCGTCGTCCCGGCCCGGCAGCTGGCCGCCCGCAACAGCGTCATGTCGGGCACGCACGCCGTCACCGACACCGGCGGCCCCTCCCTCGGCGGCCTCCTGATCGGCGCGACCGGACCGGTCGGCGCCCTCGCCGTGGACGCCGTCAGCTACCTGGCGTCCGCGGTGCTCCTGCGCACCCTCCCCGAGAGCCGCCCCGCGCCCCGCACCGGCGAGAGCGCGTTCCGGCTGATGCGCGAGGGCTGGCGGTACGTCACCGGACATCCGGTCATGCGGCCCTGCATGATCTGGGCGACCGCCGCCAACTTCGTCAACGCGGCCCTGGTCGCGCTCACCCCCCTCTACCTGGTCCGCGAGGCCGGCCTCGATTCCGTGGGACTCGGTCTCGTCCTCGCCATGGACGGAGTCGGCGCGCTCGCCGGCGCCGCCGTCGCGGTCCGGGTCACCACGCGCCTCGGCACCGCGCGGGGCGTCATCGCCGCGGACCTGGCCGGCGGCGCGCTGCTCCTGCTGGCCCCGCTGACCACGTCGGCGGGCGACGCGTACTGGTTCGCCCTGGGCAACGCCGGCTTCGCCTTCGGCACCGTCATCGGCTCGATCACCACCCGCACCTACCGGCAGACCCAGTCGCCCCCGGAACTGCTGTCCCGCGTGATGGCCACGGTCCGCTTCGTCTCCTGGGGCGCGCTGCCGCTCGGCGCGCTCACCGCCGGTCTCCTCGCCACCTGGGCCGGCGCCCACACCGCCCTCTGGGCCGTCTGCGCCGCGGCCCTCCTGCCCCCGCTCTACCTCTTCTCCACCGGGGTGGGCCGCCACCGCGACCTCGTCTGA